A single region of the Caldilineales bacterium genome encodes:
- a CDS encoding DinB family protein — translation MNAIATHRQALKWGFEILHMVVADLTAEQAHWQPPGIANPAGAQYAHAIIAADAIALGMLMAGAPLFASSWAGKTGVSQPQPQATQEWARTVQVDLPALHAYAAAVAAAADAFVAGLSESDLDRQIDLSAVGLGQRSLDWVLSAVVTGHLNNMAGEISALKGLQGARGYPF, via the coding sequence ATGAACGCCATTGCCACCCACCGCCAGGCCCTGAAATGGGGCTTCGAGATCCTGCACATGGTCGTCGCCGACCTGACCGCCGAACAGGCCCACTGGCAGCCGCCCGGTATCGCTAACCCGGCCGGCGCCCAATATGCCCATGCCATCATCGCTGCTGACGCCATCGCCCTGGGGATGCTCATGGCTGGAGCGCCACTGTTCGCCAGTTCGTGGGCCGGGAAGACCGGAGTCAGCCAGCCGCAGCCTCAGGCCACCCAGGAATGGGCGCGCACCGTGCAGGTCGATTTGCCGGCGCTGCATGCCTATGCCGCGGCTGTCGCCGCCGCCGCCGATGCCTTCGTCGCCGGCCTCAGCGAGAGCGATCTCGATCGCCAGATCGACTTGTCGGCGGTTGGCCTGGGCCAGCGCAGCCTGGACTGGGTGCTGTCGGCTGTGGTCACTGGCCACCTCAACAACATGGCGGGTGAGATTTCGGCCTTGAAAGGGTTGCAAGGGGCGAGGGGCTATCCGTTCTAG
- a CDS encoding ABC transporter ATP-binding protein, producing the protein MNAIETHALVKTFGKFTAVDNLELAVPAGLLFGFLGPNGAGKTTTLKMLTGLLRPTSGSATVAGFDVLAQPLEVKRRIGVVPENLGLYERLSANEYLELVGRLHQIDAATLQRRRAGLLERLDLADRATTLAVDYSAGMRKKLALAAALLPNPPILFLDEPFEGVDAVSSRAIKDMLLALVKQQNTTIFFSTHIMELVEKLCDEVAIIDHGKLIAQGNLAELRQQAAAAGNASLEDVFLTLVKADRSDMGNLDWL; encoded by the coding sequence ATGAATGCCATCGAAACACACGCTTTGGTAAAAACCTTCGGCAAGTTCACCGCCGTCGATAACCTGGAACTGGCCGTCCCCGCCGGCCTGCTGTTCGGCTTCCTCGGCCCCAACGGCGCCGGCAAGACGACCACCCTCAAGATGCTCACCGGCTTGCTGCGCCCCACCAGCGGTTCGGCCACCGTGGCCGGCTTCGATGTCCTCGCCCAGCCGCTGGAGGTCAAACGGCGCATCGGCGTCGTGCCCGAAAACTTGGGTCTGTACGAGCGCCTGAGCGCCAACGAATATCTGGAACTGGTCGGCCGGCTGCACCAGATCGACGCCGCCACCCTCCAGCGCCGGCGCGCCGGCCTGCTGGAACGCCTGGACCTGGCCGACCGCGCCACCACCCTGGCCGTCGATTATTCGGCCGGGATGCGCAAAAAACTGGCCCTGGCCGCCGCCCTCCTGCCCAACCCGCCCATCCTCTTCCTCGACGAACCCTTCGAGGGCGTCGATGCCGTCTCCTCGCGGGCGATCAAGGACATGCTGCTCGCCCTGGTCAAACAACAGAACACCACCATCTTCTTCTCCACCCACATCATGGAACTGGTGGAGAAACTGTGCGACGAAGTCGCCATCATCGACCACGGCAAGCTCATCGCCCAGGGCAACCTGGCCGAACTGCGCCAGCAGGCCGCGGCCGCCGGCAACGCCAGCCTGGAAGACGTCTTCCTCACCCTGGTCAAAGCCGACCGCAGCGACATGGGCAATTTGGATTGGTTGTAG
- a CDS encoding alpha/beta fold hydrolase, with amino-acid sequence MITKPPFLRARRRIRPTAGLILLLAASLALAGCSRARPSPTPEAPAVALAETPAPAATPTPLPTSTPTPLPTATPTATLIPTATPTATPTPVHPLSIAYLRQQEYPGSDIVIEATLASGANYDRYYASYDSEGLKQFGLLTVPRGTKPESGWPVIIFNHGYIPPSQYRTTERYVAYVDGFARNGYIVFRPDYRGHDRSEGTASGAYGSPDYVIDVLNAVASMKRFPDADPARIGMWGHSMGGWITLRAMVTDPDIKAGVIWAGVVASYEDLLTRWRRGSGPTPTPPPASTRGRWRNSLVSAFGSPESNPDFWRTLSANYFLDDLSGPIELHHAAGDESVPIEFSEILYEQGQEAGMPISLYTYPGDNHNISANFNTAMARSVAFFDRWLKQGPLDLTAIDGPAVFAANGVINLRAGPGTEFAVVGQLRPGQPLPLLGSNPDRSWWQVQTDAGLAWVSAAVSQAVRTADVPVVEEAAGP; translated from the coding sequence ATGATTACCAAACCCCCATTTCTTCGCGCCCGGCGCCGCATCAGGCCAACTGCCGGCTTGATCCTGCTGCTGGCAGCCAGCCTGGCCCTGGCCGGGTGCAGCCGCGCGCGGCCGTCCCCCACCCCTGAGGCGCCTGCCGTGGCCCTGGCCGAGACGCCGGCGCCGGCGGCCACGCCCACCCCCCTTCCTACCAGCACGCCCACCCCCCTGCCCACGGCCACGCCCACTGCGACCCTGATCCCGACCGCGACGCCCACCGCGACGCCGACGCCCGTCCACCCGCTCAGCATCGCCTATTTGCGCCAGCAGGAGTACCCTGGCAGCGACATCGTCATCGAGGCCACCCTGGCCTCCGGCGCCAACTACGACCGCTACTACGCCTCCTACGATTCTGAAGGGTTGAAACAGTTCGGGCTGCTGACCGTGCCGCGGGGGACGAAGCCAGAAAGCGGCTGGCCGGTGATCATCTTCAACCACGGCTATATCCCGCCCAGCCAGTACCGCACCACCGAGCGTTATGTGGCCTATGTCGATGGCTTCGCCCGCAACGGCTACATCGTCTTCCGGCCCGACTACCGCGGCCACGACCGCTCGGAAGGCACGGCCAGCGGCGCCTACGGCTCGCCCGACTATGTGATCGATGTGCTCAACGCCGTTGCCTCGATGAAACGCTTCCCGGATGCCGACCCGGCCCGCATCGGCATGTGGGGGCACAGCATGGGCGGCTGGATCACCCTGCGGGCCATGGTCACCGACCCCGACATCAAGGCAGGCGTGATCTGGGCGGGGGTGGTGGCCTCGTATGAAGATTTGCTCACGCGTTGGCGGCGGGGCAGCGGGCCGACGCCAACGCCCCCACCTGCCAGCACGCGCGGGCGTTGGCGCAACAGCCTGGTCAGCGCCTTTGGCTCGCCGGAGAGCAATCCTGATTTCTGGCGCACCCTCTCGGCCAACTACTTCCTGGATGATCTCTCTGGCCCGATCGAACTGCATCACGCCGCCGGCGACGAATCGGTGCCGATCGAGTTTTCTGAAATTCTATACGAGCAGGGGCAGGAGGCCGGGATGCCCATTTCGCTCTACACTTATCCCGGCGACAACCACAACATCTCCGCCAATTTCAATACGGCCATGGCCCGTTCGGTGGCCTTCTTCGACCGCTGGCTCAAGCAGGGGCCGCTCGACCTGACCGCCATCGACGGCCCGGCCGTGTTTGCGGCCAACGGCGTCATCAATCTGCGGGCCGGGCCGGGCACGGAATTCGCCGTCGTCGGCCAACTGAGGCCGGGCCAACCTCTCCCCCTGCTTGGCAGCAACCCCGACCGCAGCTGGTGGCAGGTGCAGACGGACGCCGGCCTGGCCTGGGTCTCAGCCGCCGTCTCTCAGGCCGTGCGCACAGCCGATGTTCCCGTCGTCGAAGAGGCTGCCGGGCCGTGA
- a CDS encoding type II toxin-antitoxin system Phd/YefM family antitoxin produces MNTIPAQEIKRRGLAAVDELIGKGDLHIIRNNRPQYVVLSRQRYEELLEAEEEAAEARLQASLADLKAGRLRHFASAEELIRALNAPSQP; encoded by the coding sequence ATGAACACCATCCCCGCCCAGGAGATCAAGCGCCGCGGCCTTGCTGCGGTGGACGAACTGATCGGCAAGGGCGATCTCCACATCATCCGCAACAACCGGCCGCAGTACGTGGTGCTCTCCCGACAACGCTACGAGGAACTGCTCGAAGCGGAGGAGGAAGCAGCGGAAGCGCGACTGCAGGCATCATTGGCAGACCTCAAAGCAGGCCGGCTGCGTCACTTCGCGTCGGCTGAGGAGCTAATCCGGGCGCTCAACGCACCCAGCCAACCCTAA
- a CDS encoding aminotransferase class V-fold PLP-dependent enzyme, translating to MEIEFDADLVVQISQLLKPYGDDFVRFERLPGQGLDREVILEEMERLSAREKARWQDGFVSGGVYNGDPAHIDFLNRVYALNSQSNPLHPDVWPSASKFEAEIVSMTAGMLGADRTSDRITGVVSSGGTESILLAMKTYRDWARATRGITAPEIVAPASAHAAFDKAGEYFGLKVIRTPVGPDFRADVAATRAAITTNTIALVGSAPPFPHGIVDPIAELSELARAAGIGFHTDACLGGFILPWAEKLGYEVPPFDFRLPGVTSISADTHKYGYTAKGTSVLLYRGSDLRHYQYFAVADWPGGIYFSPTFAGSRPGGLSAAAWAAMAALGEDGYLAAARRILETTAWITQAMRALPEIEVIGDPIFLIAFRSPALNIYRLVEFMARRNWSLNGLHLPPSAHLCVTLRHTQPGVKERFVADLGEAIAYVRQHPDAPDGLGPLYGLAASVEYRGAVEELLAGVMDLLYEV from the coding sequence ATGGAAATCGAATTCGACGCCGATCTGGTCGTCCAGATCAGCCAACTTCTCAAGCCTTATGGCGATGATTTCGTCCGTTTCGAACGCCTGCCCGGCCAGGGCCTCGACCGGGAAGTGATCCTGGAGGAGATGGAGCGGCTCAGCGCGCGGGAGAAGGCGCGCTGGCAGGATGGCTTCGTCTCGGGCGGGGTCTACAACGGCGACCCGGCCCACATCGACTTTCTCAACCGGGTCTATGCCCTCAACTCGCAGAGCAACCCCCTCCACCCCGACGTGTGGCCCAGCGCCAGCAAATTCGAGGCGGAGATCGTGAGCATGACCGCCGGCATGTTGGGCGCGGACAGGACTTCCGACCGCATCACCGGCGTGGTCTCATCGGGCGGCACCGAGAGCATCCTGCTGGCGATGAAGACCTACCGCGATTGGGCGCGGGCGACCAGGGGCATCACCGCCCCCGAGATCGTGGCCCCGGCCAGCGCCCACGCCGCCTTCGACAAGGCCGGCGAGTATTTCGGCCTCAAGGTGATCCGCACACCGGTGGGGCCGGATTTCCGCGCCGACGTGGCCGCGACCCGCGCCGCCATCACCACCAACACGATTGCCCTGGTGGGGTCGGCGCCGCCGTTCCCGCATGGCATCGTCGATCCCATTGCCGAGCTTTCGGAACTGGCGCGGGCTGCCGGCATTGGCTTCCACACCGACGCCTGTCTGGGCGGCTTCATCCTGCCCTGGGCCGAAAAGTTGGGCTATGAGGTGCCGCCGTTCGATTTTCGCCTGCCCGGCGTGACCTCCATCTCGGCGGACACCCACAAATACGGCTACACGGCCAAAGGCACGTCGGTCCTGCTCTATCGCGGCTCAGATCTGCGCCATTACCAGTATTTTGCCGTAGCCGACTGGCCCGGCGGCATCTATTTTTCGCCTACGTTCGCCGGCAGCCGGCCCGGCGGGCTGAGCGCGGCGGCCTGGGCGGCGATGGCGGCGCTGGGCGAAGACGGCTACCTGGCCGCCGCCCGCCGCATCCTGGAGACGACGGCCTGGATCACGCAGGCGATGCGCGCCCTGCCGGAGATCGAGGTCATCGGCGATCCCATCTTCCTGATCGCCTTTCGCTCGCCGGCGCTCAACATCTACCGCCTCGTCGAGTTTATGGCCCGCCGCAACTGGAGTTTGAACGGTCTGCATCTGCCTCCCAGCGCCCATCTCTGCGTTACCTTGCGCCATACTCAGCCCGGCGTCAAAGAACGCTTCGTGGCCGACCTGGGCGAGGCCATCGCCTATGTTCGCCAGCACCCGGATGCGCCCGACGGTCTCGGCCCGCTCTACGGTCTGGCGGCGTCGGTCGAGTACCGCGGGGCGGTGGAGGAGTTGTTGGCGGGGGTGATGGATTTGTTGTATGAGGTGTGA
- a CDS encoding FGGY-family carbohydrate kinase, which yields MTKYIVAHDVGTSGCKTVLVTADGQVAASAASAYATTYPRPNWAEQNVDDWWRAVALSTRQALDRAGARAEDVAGLAFSTQMLNTIAVDADGGLLRPCIHWLDGRAGEEARWVMRRLGGPGIFARIVGAELTGKDLLPKYLWLKRHEPDSYRRAAALLDASGYLLFRATGEMVAEWSVASVTGLFNLKSKTWDRTLMHFFGLDANKFPRLVRSHERVGGLTPAAAAELGLLAGTPVFGGAGDAQAAAVGSGAVGEGEAHLCLGTSGFVGVITGKRVTGKAGIATIQAADPDKLLLIGESETVGECLRWAAREIYGAEPDGSILARMDADVDAEAPGAGNLIFTSWMYGERCPAPDPLARAAFLNLGANHTRAQMARAIYEGVAYHLRWILESIADLYGFECGSLRVLGGGARGLPWLRIIADATGRRLESVAHPRETSALGAAFIAAIGLGWLPSFAAVKPLATVTHTVAPDPGPRPIYDRQYRVYRRVYPALKDIYHQLNG from the coding sequence GTGACGAAGTACATAGTCGCCCATGATGTCGGCACCAGCGGCTGCAAGACCGTTCTCGTCACCGCCGATGGACAAGTCGCTGCCAGCGCCGCCTCTGCCTATGCCACGACCTACCCGCGCCCCAACTGGGCCGAGCAGAACGTGGACGATTGGTGGCGGGCCGTGGCCCTGAGCACCCGGCAGGCGCTCGATAGGGCAGGGGCCAGGGCGGAAGATGTGGCGGGGCTGGCCTTCTCCACCCAGATGCTCAACACCATCGCCGTCGATGCCGATGGCGGCTTGCTGCGGCCGTGCATCCATTGGCTGGATGGTCGCGCCGGCGAGGAGGCGCGATGGGTCATGCGCCGGTTGGGCGGGCCGGGCATCTTTGCGCGCATCGTGGGCGCCGAACTGACCGGCAAAGACCTGCTGCCCAAGTATCTGTGGTTGAAGCGGCATGAGCCGGACAGCTACCGCCGGGCCGCGGCGCTGCTGGATGCCAGCGGTTATCTGCTTTTCCGCGCCACCGGCGAAATGGTCGCCGAGTGGAGCGTCGCCAGCGTCACCGGGCTGTTCAACCTGAAGAGCAAGACCTGGGATCGCACCCTGATGCACTTCTTTGGCCTGGATGCCAACAAGTTTCCCCGCCTGGTGCGCTCGCACGAGCGGGTGGGCGGGCTGACGCCGGCGGCGGCCGCCGAGCTGGGGCTGCTGGCGGGGACGCCGGTCTTTGGCGGGGCCGGGGATGCGCAGGCGGCGGCGGTGGGGTCGGGCGCGGTGGGCGAGGGCGAGGCGCATCTCTGCCTGGGTACGTCAGGCTTTGTGGGCGTGATCACCGGCAAGCGGGTGACGGGCAAGGCCGGCATCGCCACCATCCAGGCCGCCGACCCGGACAAGCTGCTGCTGATCGGCGAGTCCGAGACGGTGGGCGAGTGCCTGCGCTGGGCGGCCAGGGAGATCTACGGCGCCGAACCTGATGGCAGCATCCTGGCGCGGATGGATGCGGATGTGGATGCCGAAGCACCGGGGGCAGGCAATCTGATCTTCACATCCTGGATGTATGGTGAACGCTGTCCGGCCCCCGACCCGCTGGCCAGGGCGGCCTTCCTCAACCTGGGCGCCAACCACACGCGGGCGCAGATGGCGCGCGCCATCTACGAAGGCGTCGCCTATCATCTGCGCTGGATCCTGGAATCCATCGCTGACCTCTACGGCTTCGAGTGTGGGTCGCTGCGGGTGTTGGGCGGCGGGGCCAGGGGGCTGCCGTGGCTGCGGATCATCGCCGACGCCACCGGGCGCAGGTTGGAGAGCGTCGCCCACCCGCGCGAGACCTCGGCCCTGGGCGCGGCCTTCATCGCCGCCATCGGCCTGGGATGGCTGCCATCGTTCGCGGCCGTCAAGCCATTGGCGACGGTGACGCATACAGTTGCGCCCGATCCCGGCCCGCGGCCCATCTACGACCGCCAATACCGCGTCTATCGGCGCGTCTATCCGGCGCTCAAAGACATCTATCATCAACTCAACGGCTGA
- a CDS encoding LacI family transcriptional regulator, whose amino-acid sequence MHPRASIKDVARLAKVSPSTVSRALAGSERISDDTRRRVQTIAQELGYTPSQAARSLVTGASQSIAIVAPSLADPFLAAVMAGIEGESLAAGYHLVVASTSGDASREIEGVRMVLGQQPDGLIVLSSRAGKAYQQVLPGLDIPVAFVNSDQPGEQVFSIATDNEHGGWLATRHLLDLGHRRIAFLGGPAQGRSQQARAAGYRRALHEAGLNFDPARVVAGDGSIAAGRGALTEIIAAPPSLRPTAVFCYNDLSALGLLAEAHRQGLRLPDQLAVVGFDNVPYAELSLPSLTTVDQRKEELGRLAVTTILAARRGEPVADIRLRGDLILRASTCPPG is encoded by the coding sequence ATGCACCCTCGCGCTTCGATCAAAGACGTCGCCCGCCTGGCCAAAGTCTCGCCCTCCACCGTCAGCCGCGCCCTGGCCGGGTCGGAGCGGATCAGCGACGACACCAGGCGGCGCGTGCAAACGATTGCCCAAGAACTGGGCTACACCCCCAGCCAGGCCGCCCGCAGCCTGGTCACCGGCGCCAGCCAGAGTATCGCCATCGTCGCCCCCAGCCTGGCCGATCCCTTTTTGGCGGCCGTCATGGCCGGGATCGAGGGCGAGAGCCTGGCCGCCGGCTACCATCTGGTGGTGGCCAGCACTTCGGGCGATGCCAGCCGCGAGATCGAGGGGGTGCGCATGGTGCTCGGCCAACAACCGGACGGTCTCATCGTCCTCAGTTCCCGCGCCGGCAAAGCCTACCAGCAGGTGCTCCCCGGCCTGGACATCCCGGTGGCCTTCGTCAACAGCGACCAGCCCGGCGAGCAGGTGTTTTCCATCGCCACCGACAACGAACACGGCGGCTGGCTGGCCACCCGGCATCTGCTCGACCTGGGGCATCGCCGCATCGCCTTCTTGGGCGGGCCGGCGCAGGGGCGCTCGCAACAGGCGCGGGCAGCCGGCTACCGGCGGGCCTTGCACGAGGCCGGGCTGAACTTCGACCCGGCGCGGGTGGTGGCCGGCGACGGCTCCATCGCCGCCGGACGCGGCGCCCTGACCGAGATCATCGCCGCGCCGCCGTCGCTGCGCCCCACCGCCGTCTTCTGCTACAACGACCTCAGCGCCCTCGGTCTCCTGGCCGAGGCCCATCGCCAGGGCCTGCGCCTGCCCGACCAGCTGGCAGTCGTCGGCTTCGACAACGTCCCCTACGCCGAACTGAGCCTGCCCTCGCTCACCACCGTCGATCAGCGCAAAGAGGAACTCGGCCGCCTGGCCGTCACCACCATCCTGGCCGCCCGGCGCGGCGAGCCTGTGGCCGACATCCGTCTGCGCGGCGACCTCATCCTCCGCGCCAGCACCTGCCCGCCCGGTTGA